A single genomic interval of Desulfonatronum thiosulfatophilum harbors:
- a CDS encoding DUF2264 domain-containing protein — protein sequence MMNYATKVLKGMRLSMGLMRQAPTMMRSWRFPKSAERLLEKFSRDQVPGSAYDDLMRYLATAWTTYRNASGSGAIYPGLPSWSGPECDALEGFARTMPCFGAWCASGRNPEIILAEGTRLSLPEEFKRGLLSGTDPRASTYWGDMPGKSNQRIVEAADIALALWLFRDSVWEGLTIHQRKAVVDWLSLVDGRPGLDNNWHLFFVLIDRVLTALGYPARIRGVRERFERVKDFHLGDGWFRDGPSGHVDYYNAWGFHYALTWINRIDPQWDSAFTQNTQQKFLKTYRYLIGPHGLPILGRSVHYRIAASAPLVAGAERNPETVSPGEARHALDVTWRYFLARGALRKGVVTQGYHGTDPRIFDPYAGPSSSLWSLRSLVMAFYYPPNHLFWSEPAQPLPVEQNDFELHIDGPGWKVTGERATGTITIEVLGNPLGALPLAPFSRMDALKNLAFGQPPRPNNLQARYGRRFYRSDRPFFME from the coding sequence ATGATGAATTACGCAACGAAAGTCCTCAAGGGGATGCGGCTGTCGATGGGGCTGATGAGGCAGGCTCCAACCATGATGCGCAGTTGGCGATTTCCCAAGTCTGCTGAAAGACTTCTTGAGAAATTTTCAAGGGATCAGGTTCCGGGTTCAGCTTACGATGATCTGATGCGTTACCTGGCAACGGCATGGACGACATATCGTAACGCCTCCGGTTCCGGTGCAATCTATCCCGGGCTGCCAAGCTGGAGTGGACCGGAATGCGATGCACTTGAAGGATTTGCTCGGACCATGCCCTGTTTCGGGGCCTGGTGCGCATCGGGCCGCAATCCGGAAATAATCCTGGCGGAAGGTACCCGTCTTTCGCTTCCTGAAGAATTCAAGCGCGGTCTGCTCTCAGGAACCGATCCTCGTGCATCCACATACTGGGGTGATATGCCAGGTAAAAGCAATCAAAGAATAGTTGAAGCAGCAGATATCGCGCTGGCACTTTGGTTGTTTCGCGACTCCGTGTGGGAAGGCTTGACCATACATCAACGCAAGGCCGTCGTGGACTGGCTTTCGCTTGTTGATGGCCGACCAGGGCTCGACAACAACTGGCATCTTTTCTTTGTCTTGATTGATCGTGTCCTCACCGCCCTCGGTTATCCTGCGCGAATTCGCGGAGTGCGGGAGCGATTTGAACGGGTCAAGGATTTTCACCTTGGCGATGGCTGGTTCAGAGATGGACCGTCGGGACACGTGGATTACTACAACGCCTGGGGGTTTCACTACGCATTAACCTGGATCAACCGCATTGATCCGCAGTGGGATTCGGCCTTCACCCAAAACACGCAGCAAAAATTCCTCAAGACCTACAGGTACTTGATTGGCCCGCATGGCCTGCCGATTCTCGGACGTAGCGTTCATTACCGCATTGCCGCGTCTGCCCCGCTTGTCGCTGGAGCTGAAAGGAACCCCGAGACTGTATCGCCAGGTGAGGCGAGACATGCTCTCGATGTGACATGGCGATATTTTTTAGCCCGCGGCGCGTTGCGCAAAGGTGTCGTCACCCAGGGTTATCACGGCACAGACCCTCGCATTTTCGATCCCTATGCCGGACCTTCAAGCAGCCTCTGGTCGCTTCGTTCGCTTGTGATGGCGTTCTACTATCCGCCAAACCACTTGTTTTGGTCCGAGCCGGCCCAGCCGTTGCCGGTGGAGCAGAATGATTTCGAACTGCACATAGATGGACCGGGGTGGAAAGTTACCGGTGAGCGCGCGACAGGAACCATCACCATTGAAGTGCTCGGCAACCCGCTTGGCGCACTCCCCCTCGCGCCTTTCAGCCGCATGGATGCGCTGAAAAATCTTGCCTTTGGTCAGCCACCACGTCCCAATAACCTGCAAGCAAGATATGGCCGGCGTTTCTATCGCTCGGATAGACCTTTTTTCATGGAATGA
- a CDS encoding glycosyltransferase family 61 protein, whose translation MQNTTLLSRANGCVRGTLGRIAAASVARGVPAGWFGYRCVEHETVQEYFRRRGANDKNQQYETVHPVTEARNQLPCNVGSREELPDDRGWWGYSFRDVPTRISGETFIATLPDCLITWYRDPSKDNDFFPAILNRDSRALEMREFRFRPLHALTLRESPSPVRLKKATWIAERVYHNHSHWLTAHLPKLLLLKKRNLLDGVLLPPERTGALDGSLRLLGMNPEDFQTYDPSRPLFVENLTVMGTDRFRPELLRLIPEALGIADAALPHRKVFISRAKATRRRLANEDQVWPLLERQGFERVYMEKMPFSEQVDLMRETRVLAAPHGAGLTNMIFCPEGAQIVEIADLSFPNPNFYALASAMGHAYWLVRAESVGDLHPLEKDLHVDPAALNEVLLRLDPAPPEGCKQTLQR comes from the coding sequence ATGCAAAATACGACACTTCTTTCCCGTGCAAATGGTTGCGTCCGTGGCACGCTCGGCAGGATCGCCGCGGCAAGCGTTGCCCGCGGTGTTCCGGCAGGCTGGTTCGGTTATCGATGCGTAGAACATGAAACCGTGCAGGAATACTTTCGTCGTCGGGGCGCCAACGACAAGAACCAGCAATACGAAACCGTGCATCCTGTGACTGAAGCACGAAATCAGTTGCCCTGTAATGTTGGATCACGTGAAGAACTTCCTGACGACAGGGGCTGGTGGGGTTATTCGTTCAGGGATGTGCCGACCCGAATCAGCGGTGAAACGTTTATTGCGACACTGCCGGATTGCCTTATTACCTGGTATAGAGATCCGTCCAAGGATAATGATTTTTTTCCCGCCATCCTCAACCGTGACTCGCGCGCATTGGAAATGCGCGAGTTCCGGTTCCGACCGTTGCATGCGCTGACCTTGCGCGAGTCGCCGTCACCGGTCCGCTTGAAAAAAGCCACATGGATCGCCGAAAGGGTTTATCACAATCACTCGCACTGGCTCACGGCCCACCTTCCAAAGTTGCTTCTGCTCAAAAAACGGAATTTGCTGGACGGGGTCCTTCTGCCGCCTGAACGGACCGGGGCCCTGGATGGTTCTCTGCGCTTGCTGGGCATGAATCCGGAAGATTTTCAGACCTATGACCCAAGCCGTCCACTTTTCGTGGAAAATCTCACCGTCATGGGAACCGATCGTTTCCGTCCGGAACTCCTGCGGTTGATTCCCGAGGCCCTGGGAATTGCCGATGCGGCTCTTCCGCACAGGAAAGTGTTCATCAGTCGGGCCAAGGCGACTCGGCGGCGACTGGCCAACGAGGACCAGGTCTGGCCGCTGCTGGAACGGCAGGGATTTGAGCGGGTGTACATGGAAAAGATGCCATTCTCCGAGCAGGTTGATCTGATGCGGGAAACCAGGGTTCTGGCCGCCCCTCACGGAGCTGGTCTGACCAACATGATCTTCTGTCCGGAAGGTGCGCAGATTGTTGAAATAGCCGACTTGAGCTTTCCTAACCCCAATTTCTATGCCTTGGCTTCAGCCATGGGTCATGCCTACTGGCTGGTCAGGGCAGAGTCGGTCGGGGATCTCCACCCGCTGGAAAAAGATCTGCATGTTGATCCGGCGGCACTCAATGAAGTCCTCCTCCGCCTGGATCCAGCACCCCCTGAGGGATGCAAGCAGACATTACAAAGATGA